One window of Paenibacillus sp. FSL K6-3182 genomic DNA carries:
- a CDS encoding NAD(P)/FAD-dependent oxidoreductase — MNEQLELYDVTIIGGGPGGLYTTFYSGMRDLKTKLIEAQDQLGGRMLTYPEKIIWDVGGVTPIRCEQLIAQLIQQAKTFDPTIVLGQQITDYERLADGTFMLTSLTGEKHHTRTVIMAIGYGIKKLAKLEIEGADRYEVTNLYYTVQELEKFRDKRVLISGGGDSAVDWANELESIAASVTVVHRRDSFGGHERNVSRMKQSSVNVLTPYQVLALHSSNGESIEKVTIAHMETEERKQIEVDAVIVNHGMKSDFGPIRDWGLDMGVWNANVGERMATNIPGIFGAGDFASFGSKVGLIAGTFTDGVLALNSAKLYMDPEAPEMAYVSSHNERFKEKNRELGVVEEE, encoded by the coding sequence ATGAACGAACAATTGGAACTCTATGATGTAACGATAATTGGTGGTGGCCCAGGTGGGTTATATACCACTTTCTATAGCGGCATGCGCGATTTAAAAACGAAATTAATTGAAGCGCAGGATCAACTCGGCGGGCGAATGCTCACTTATCCTGAGAAAATTATTTGGGATGTAGGCGGGGTAACACCGATTCGCTGCGAACAATTAATTGCGCAATTGATCCAACAAGCCAAAACCTTTGATCCGACGATCGTGCTCGGACAGCAAATTACGGACTATGAACGATTGGCTGATGGAACATTTATGCTGACTTCATTAACCGGCGAGAAGCATCATACAAGAACGGTCATTATGGCAATCGGTTACGGAATAAAAAAATTAGCGAAGCTGGAGATTGAAGGGGCTGACCGCTATGAGGTAACGAACTTGTACTATACCGTACAGGAGCTGGAAAAATTCCGCGATAAGCGAGTGCTCATTTCCGGCGGCGGCGATTCCGCAGTAGACTGGGCTAATGAGCTGGAATCCATTGCAGCCAGCGTAACGGTCGTGCATCGCCGCGACAGCTTCGGCGGGCATGAAAGAAATGTTTCCAGGATGAAACAATCCTCAGTAAATGTTCTTACGCCTTATCAAGTGCTTGCGCTTCATAGCAGTAATGGGGAAAGTATCGAGAAGGTAACGATTGCACATATGGAAACGGAGGAAAGGAAGCAGATTGAAGTCGATGCTGTCATCGTCAATCATGGAATGAAGAGTGATTTTGGGCCTATCCGTGATTGGGGTCTTGATATGGGAGTATGGAATGCAAACGTTGGGGAGCGGATGGCTACTAATATTCCGGGCATCTTCGGCGCAGGCGATTTCGCTAGCTTTGGCAGCAAGGTTGGACTTATTGCAGGAACGTTCACGGACGGCGTCTTGGCACTCAACAGCGCGAAGCTGTATATGGATCCGGAAGCTCCAGAGATGGCTTATGTTTCTTCTCATAACGAGCGTTTTAAGGAGAAAAATCGGGAGCTTGGCGTAGTAGAAGAAGAATAG
- a CDS encoding S-layer homology domain-containing protein produces the protein MKRARSILAFMLALLLMLMAVPVYADETAVVSEGGGQPEAAVSSVTDSTYVRIQNKWQSNYLYEDENGIVRYGFPSYEDESSQWLIEEHDGNKRIQNRATGHYITVSEVGKRRDALISREITESTLADQWTIHASSREGYVVIKSATVPENANLVIHQEDLLGFAEVSNDINITFESPQWALEPVESAAPIRLANKFRAGQYLYEGANGFVDFGEVPAADRKSHWVLVPGATPDSYRIKNRATGHYITQGIDYEPIKAIGLDNTNKSEWLVADTAGGDFITFQNVAAYQAVPSTIYVLNTQFSDDKHVRSNSWSVLDRDNAHWRIELAPDTQPYRIVNFTNEKVGTAYLYEDAGLAKVGALTTQAGQKSFYQWVREDFNGKKRLRNLATGHYVTRAGVNEISDPLKVSSLTESSAEDQWSFSKSAIYDDYQSIQSYVGQGEHLHIQDNTGAAQASAIQPNENAAQWLFEDPAFSGDGSPQYIRIQNEWQNFFLYEDAAGQLKYGNVSEGDYKGQWLVERFNGRKRIQNRATGHYINLQNMKDGRMDVSEVADDWTSAIWVIEDAGGSKLIHSLQDANDVIGQQKYISLQNLTKYAEYGVINPGWGSPKWKFIPVTDAALTNVRLKNKQTGSYLYEMTAEGDDQGKVKYGDLPETDLSSVWYLERTGDGPTSVRLKNLKTGHYVSMEHVGGDVEKDAPTQQIIAQGGIHESWGSVKWNMEPGSSDKFVVLRSGWARHFLYSDGEGYTKVSKLVTDSDSAQYAVEPLALPAKPLPEAPIRIKNKANGQFLYENNGGIVLYGNLAENNGYSHWIIESEGGKQRLKNRATGHYMTMTGDYAFIESKQAIQGDAFLEWAVESTPSGAEYMIRSLNGKYDDELIHVQNNAGYAERGLYPASFGSVQWTFENAPEQFETPSMGEEKTNDTATPTFDDTNYIRIKEKSGTGYLYENSGKVLSGSVRADNASSQWLLQDFNGRRLLKNKATGHLLTLQADGLAAIAGEAIGIDASQWTIEDRTGYKRMINASQKDGLLLLTAGKLQYGTPSQADEALWQFEPVASNQRYEAENAFMSGGMKVSKELTGFKGARYAGNFTETGDKISFTVHAGAAGSYLTELRSLNVTDVPSQLSLYVNGIRIKQVAFNAAGEKQSWSEAVIEMQLRSGINTITLQKDSTDSGQVWLDSLLVRQSIGIAYRGATVPYITYEAEHGLTNGELIGPSRSYREIASEASGRQAVKLVDEGDYVQFTLAKAANSLVLRYVIPDSADGAGRNETLGLYVNGEFKQNLELSSKHGWEYGSYPWSNDPKQGNAHRFFDEIHALIGDIPAGATIRLQKDAENAADYYVIDLVDMEQVEGPFAKPDGFLSVAEYGAVPGDGIDDSAAFHSAMNAAKEQGKGVWFPQGVFELKADVIELDQITIRGAGMWYTSLIGARFIGKGANIGVYDLLIDGDLNIRDDEALTHAFYGGFGKGSVIQNVWVEHSKTGLWLSKVRGSDEITDGLHMVGLRLRNLMADGINFSVGTSNSVMEQSDIRYPGDDGLAMWSAEGRASINNTARFNTVALPWLADNFVIFGGQDNKLQDNIGTDTITNGAGIAVSTRFNPVAFSGTTVVERNTLVRTGSADSAYNINLGAIWIFAGEKDLNGEVIVRDNVALDSTYAGLIVHGGGFSINHVKLHNIVLDGMGTNGIDVTSGVSGNIQVDNVIVRGERIATLASSNDQLSFTEQNEGFANRPKPFRIALENGDRGPLSLTVGDTKAIKVFDQAGVDVTADAIISIAQADIAAISEDRQLRALKIGQTALTVSHGSQSRVYTVEVKAAVLPEEGNEGSTGGSGSGQGQIGGAINTAQNDSKLKTDAASKLERIIFAKGTLTSNGELSFSAQALLDALKSSPNAIVVMEQGTASYEFPLELANGVLEEAKLANNGKLIVTFSIKPVSQQVLDNIRAKAKAAGFELAGDPVDFIISVSDGSTSAEVHSLGGKYVKRTMTIDRELDAKTATALVFDPATGAFRYVPALFRSDEGKTTVTILSTSNSSYVVALNPKTFADISSHWAKSNIELLASKQIVSGATASSFAPNRTVTRAEFAAMLVRALCLQNSGGKQASAFSDVAPGAWYADAIATAARFELIKGFEDGTFRPNTTITREQMAVMAASALKFAEAAGANVKKAVNEAASFKDEAAIHGWALDAVTQVAAAGILEGKGNQSFLPLDLASRAEAATMITRLLQFVELLDK, from the coding sequence ATGAAACGTGCAAGGTCTATATTGGCATTCATGCTGGCGCTGCTGCTTATGCTTATGGCGGTTCCGGTCTATGCGGACGAGACGGCGGTAGTATCGGAAGGCGGGGGGCAGCCCGAGGCGGCTGTGTCATCCGTAACGGATTCAACCTATGTTCGCATCCAGAACAAATGGCAAAGCAATTATTTGTATGAGGATGAAAATGGTATCGTACGGTACGGCTTTCCAAGCTATGAAGATGAGTCCTCGCAATGGCTCATCGAGGAGCATGATGGCAATAAGCGAATTCAAAACCGTGCAACCGGACATTACATTACGGTTTCAGAGGTTGGGAAGCGGCGCGATGCACTGATCAGCCGCGAGATAACGGAGAGTACGCTTGCAGACCAATGGACCATTCATGCGTCCAGCCGCGAGGGTTATGTGGTCATTAAAAGTGCAACTGTGCCGGAGAATGCCAATCTCGTTATTCATCAAGAGGATTTGCTCGGCTTTGCGGAAGTAAGCAATGACATCAATATAACGTTCGAGAGTCCGCAGTGGGCGCTCGAGCCAGTGGAGTCTGCTGCTCCAATTCGTCTTGCAAACAAGTTCCGAGCAGGACAATATTTGTACGAGGGAGCCAATGGTTTCGTTGACTTTGGCGAGGTGCCTGCTGCGGATCGCAAATCTCATTGGGTGCTTGTCCCGGGAGCAACGCCGGATTCCTATCGGATTAAAAACCGTGCAACCGGTCATTACATTACGCAAGGAATAGACTATGAGCCTATTAAAGCTATCGGACTGGACAACACGAATAAAAGCGAGTGGCTGGTAGCTGACACAGCGGGTGGAGATTTTATCACCTTCCAGAACGTTGCAGCTTATCAGGCGGTCCCATCGACCATTTACGTATTGAATACGCAGTTTTCTGATGACAAACATGTACGCTCGAACAGTTGGTCCGTTCTGGATCGAGACAATGCACACTGGCGAATAGAGCTGGCACCGGATACGCAGCCATACCGTATCGTGAATTTTACAAATGAGAAGGTAGGTACTGCGTATTTGTATGAAGATGCTGGGCTGGCAAAGGTTGGTGCGCTGACAACACAAGCAGGCCAGAAATCATTTTATCAGTGGGTAAGGGAAGATTTTAACGGCAAAAAACGGCTGCGCAACTTAGCAACTGGTCATTATGTTACGCGTGCAGGAGTTAATGAGATCAGTGATCCGCTTAAGGTATCTTCACTAACGGAAAGCTCTGCAGAGGATCAATGGTCCTTTAGCAAATCAGCCATTTATGATGACTATCAAAGCATTCAGAGCTATGTTGGTCAAGGCGAACATTTGCATATTCAAGACAATACGGGCGCAGCCCAAGCAAGTGCAATTCAGCCAAATGAGAATGCGGCGCAATGGTTGTTTGAAGACCCAGCATTTAGCGGGGATGGCTCGCCGCAATATATTCGAATTCAGAATGAATGGCAAAATTTCTTCTTATATGAGGATGCAGCAGGACAGCTGAAATACGGCAATGTCTCTGAAGGCGATTATAAGGGACAATGGTTAGTTGAACGTTTTAACGGTCGCAAACGCATCCAGAATAGAGCAACAGGCCACTACATTAATTTGCAAAATATGAAGGATGGACGCATGGATGTGTCTGAGGTGGCTGATGACTGGACGAGTGCGATTTGGGTCATCGAAGATGCCGGCGGCTCAAAGCTCATTCACAGCTTGCAGGATGCTAATGATGTTATTGGACAACAAAAGTATATTAGCTTGCAAAATCTGACGAAATACGCGGAATACGGCGTAATTAATCCAGGATGGGGAAGCCCTAAATGGAAGTTTATACCTGTGACAGACGCGGCGTTAACGAATGTAAGACTTAAGAACAAGCAAACCGGCAGTTATTTGTATGAAATGACCGCTGAGGGTGATGATCAAGGCAAGGTTAAGTATGGTGATCTTCCAGAAACGGATCTTAGCTCAGTTTGGTATTTGGAGCGCACGGGCGATGGACCAACCTCGGTGCGGTTGAAAAACCTCAAGACTGGCCACTATGTGTCAATGGAGCACGTAGGCGGGGATGTTGAAAAGGATGCCCCGACACAGCAAATTATCGCACAAGGCGGCATTCACGAGAGCTGGGGCAGCGTGAAGTGGAACATGGAACCTGGATCTTCTGATAAATTTGTAGTGCTGCGGAGTGGTTGGGCTCGTCATTTTCTATATTCAGATGGTGAGGGATATACGAAAGTAAGTAAGCTTGTTACTGATTCGGATAGCGCACAATATGCAGTTGAGCCGCTAGCACTTCCAGCGAAACCTTTGCCAGAGGCTCCGATTCGTATAAAAAATAAGGCAAACGGCCAATTTTTATATGAAAACAATGGAGGAATTGTTCTATATGGCAACTTGGCAGAGAACAACGGCTACAGTCATTGGATTATAGAGTCAGAGGGCGGGAAACAAAGGTTGAAAAACCGTGCTACAGGACATTACATGACAATGACCGGGGATTATGCTTTTATTGAGAGCAAGCAAGCCATTCAAGGCGATGCGTTCTTAGAGTGGGCAGTTGAAAGCACTCCGAGCGGTGCGGAATATATGATTCGCAGCTTGAATGGGAAATACGATGATGAGCTCATTCATGTTCAAAATAATGCAGGCTACGCAGAGCGTGGATTGTACCCAGCATCATTTGGATCGGTGCAGTGGACGTTTGAGAATGCGCCGGAGCAATTCGAGACGCCGTCAATGGGCGAGGAGAAGACGAATGACACGGCTACCCCAACATTTGACGACACGAACTATATTCGTATTAAAGAAAAGTCAGGCACAGGTTATTTATATGAAAACAGCGGCAAGGTGCTCAGCGGCTCAGTGAGGGCAGATAACGCGAGCTCCCAATGGCTGCTTCAGGATTTCAACGGCCGGAGGCTGTTGAAAAACAAAGCTACCGGACATCTATTGACGCTACAAGCAGATGGTCTGGCGGCAATCGCGGGTGAGGCTATAGGCATTGATGCGTCACAATGGACGATTGAGGATCGTACTGGCTATAAACGGATGATAAATGCTTCGCAGAAAGACGGATTGCTGCTGCTAACGGCTGGCAAGCTGCAATACGGTACGCCGAGTCAAGCGGATGAGGCGCTTTGGCAGTTTGAGCCCGTTGCCTCCAATCAGCGATATGAAGCAGAGAACGCTTTTATGTCTGGCGGCATGAAGGTAAGTAAGGAGTTAACAGGCTTTAAAGGTGCAAGGTATGCTGGGAACTTCACAGAAACGGGAGATAAAATCAGCTTTACTGTTCATGCTGGGGCAGCAGGCAGCTATTTAACGGAGCTTCGTTCCTTGAACGTCACCGATGTGCCAAGCCAGCTTAGCCTGTATGTGAATGGCATACGGATCAAACAAGTGGCGTTTAATGCAGCTGGAGAAAAACAAAGCTGGTCCGAAGCGGTTATTGAAATGCAGCTGCGCAGCGGAATTAATACGATTACGCTGCAAAAGGATTCAACGGATTCGGGGCAAGTATGGCTGGATAGCCTTCTAGTCAGACAAAGCATCGGCATTGCTTACCGCGGAGCGACAGTTCCATACATTACCTATGAAGCGGAACATGGATTAACGAACGGTGAGCTGATTGGACCGTCGCGCAGCTATCGCGAAATCGCTTCTGAGGCATCGGGCAGGCAGGCGGTTAAGCTGGTAGATGAAGGTGATTATGTACAATTTACATTAGCAAAGGCGGCTAATTCACTTGTGCTGCGTTATGTCATCCCAGACAGCGCAGACGGGGCTGGACGAAACGAAACGTTGGGCCTGTACGTAAACGGAGAATTTAAGCAAAATTTAGAGCTTAGCTCGAAGCATGGCTGGGAGTACGGCAGCTATCCATGGTCTAATGATCCAAAGCAGGGCAATGCACATCGTTTCTTCGATGAAATACATGCTTTGATCGGTGATATACCCGCAGGAGCTACGATCCGTCTGCAGAAGGATGCGGAGAATGCGGCAGATTATTATGTCATTGACCTTGTCGATATGGAGCAGGTGGAAGGTCCGTTTGCAAAGCCTGATGGATTCCTGTCAGTTGCCGAATACGGAGCTGTACCTGGTGATGGCATTGATGATTCGGCAGCGTTCCATTCTGCAATGAATGCAGCCAAAGAACAAGGGAAAGGCGTATGGTTCCCTCAAGGGGTATTTGAGCTTAAGGCTGATGTGATTGAATTGGATCAAATCACTATTCGCGGCGCAGGGATGTGGTATACGTCACTGATCGGTGCGAGGTTTATTGGCAAAGGCGCTAATATTGGCGTATATGATCTACTCATCGACGGCGACCTGAATATCCGTGATGATGAAGCGTTGACCCATGCTTTTTATGGCGGCTTCGGCAAAGGCTCGGTCATTCAGAATGTTTGGGTAGAACATTCAAAAACAGGGCTATGGCTGTCCAAGGTAAGGGGCAGCGACGAAATAACGGATGGCCTGCATATGGTTGGCCTTCGTTTGCGCAATTTGATGGCCGACGGCATCAACTTCTCCGTGGGCACGAGCAATAGTGTGATGGAGCAATCGGATATCCGATATCCAGGCGACGATGGTTTGGCGATGTGGTCGGCGGAAGGACGCGCAAGCATCAACAATACGGCGCGTTTTAATACGGTGGCTTTGCCTTGGCTGGCCGATAACTTCGTTATTTTTGGCGGGCAAGACAATAAGCTTCAAGATAACATCGGTACAGATACAATTACGAACGGAGCGGGCATTGCCGTATCGACACGCTTTAATCCTGTGGCATTCAGCGGCACAACGGTAGTGGAGCGCAATACACTGGTTCGTACGGGCAGCGCTGACTCTGCGTACAACATTAACTTAGGTGCGATCTGGATTTTTGCTGGCGAGAAGGATTTGAACGGCGAAGTCATTGTACGGGACAACGTCGCACTGGACAGTACGTATGCCGGTTTAATTGTACACGGCGGCGGATTCAGCATTAATCATGTGAAGCTTCATAATATCGTGCTCGACGGAATGGGTACAAACGGAATAGATGTGACAAGCGGGGTGTCGGGCAATATTCAGGTGGATAATGTCATTGTGCGTGGCGAGCGGATAGCGACACTGGCAAGCTCAAATGATCAATTATCGTTCACCGAGCAAAATGAGGGTTTTGCCAATCGTCCGAAGCCATTCCGCATAGCTCTAGAGAATGGCGATAGAGGACCGCTGTCGTTGACTGTGGGTGATACAAAAGCCATAAAGGTGTTTGATCAAGCAGGCGTCGATGTCACAGCGGATGCGATCATATCGATTGCGCAAGCAGACATTGCGGCTATTAGTGAAGATAGACAGCTTCGCGCACTAAAGATCGGCCAAACGGCACTTACCGTGTCTCATGGCTCGCAAAGCAGAGTGTATACGGTGGAAGTGAAGGCGGCCGTTTTGCCAGAGGAAGGTAATGAAGGCAGCACTGGCGGTTCAGGCTCAGGTCAAGGTCAAATCGGCGGTGCGATTAATACAGCGCAAAATGACAGCAAGCTAAAGACAGATGCCGCAAGCAAGCTTGAGCGGATCATCTTCGCCAAAGGTACGTTAACATCAAATGGAGAACTCTCCTTCTCCGCACAAGCTCTTCTTGACGCGCTTAAGAGCAGTCCAAATGCGATTGTCGTCATGGAGCAGGGTACAGCTTCGTATGAATTCCCGCTGGAGCTTGCAAACGGCGTTCTGGAGGAGGCAAAGCTTGCGAATAACGGTAAGCTAATTGTAACTTTCTCAATCAAGCCGGTTAGTCAACAAGTGCTTGATAACATTCGGGCGAAAGCCAAAGCAGCAGGTTTTGAGCTTGCAGGTGATCCTGTTGATTTTATTATTTCCGTCTCGGATGGAAGCACATCAGCAGAAGTACACAGCCTTGGCGGCAAATATGTGAAGCGTACGATGACAATAGACCGTGAACTGGATGCCAAAACAGCAACAGCGCTCGTATTTGATCCGGCAACGGGAGCTTTCCGTTACGTTCCGGCTTTGTTCCGATCAGATGAAGGGAAAACAACTGTCACCATTTTGAGTACTAGCAACAGCAGCTACGTAGTCGCTTTAAATCCCAAAACTTTTGCAGACATTAGCAGCCACTGGGCAAAATCGAATATTGAGCTGCTCGCTTCCAAACAAATTGTGAGCGGTGCAACGGCGTCGAGCTTTGCTCCTAACCGTACAGTTACGCGCGCTGAATTTGCGGCAATGCTTGTAAGAGCGCTTTGCCTCCAAAATAGTGGAGGCAAGCAGGCGTCGGCGTTCAGCGATGTTGCGCCGGGCGCTTGGTATGCGGATGCGATTGCAACAGCTGCAAGATTTGAACTGATTAAAGGCTTCGAGGACGGAACCTTCCGTCCGAATACGACCATTACGCGCGAGCAAATGGCAGTAATGGCAGCAAGCGCATTAAAATTTGCGGAAGCAGCAGGAGCTAACGTCAAGAAAGCAGTTAATGAGGCTGCCAGCTTTAAAGACGAAGCAGCTATACATGGCTGGGCGCTTGATGCGGTGACTCAGGTTGCAGCAGCAGGAATATTGGAGGGCAAAGGAAATCAATCATTCCTGCCTCTAGATCTAGCAAGCCGCGCCGAAGCAGCAACGATGATCACACGGTTATTGCAGTTCGTAGAGCTGCTGGATAAGTAA
- a CDS encoding HAMP domain-containing sensor histidine kinase translates to MSIRVRLLLSYSCILIVTIVLFLAAALLFVVAITGDVRSVKDFYNIHYSVNPLSEQEETIFLDLKYLAKNEPDSLLDHTLLDQYNYKLRSVQAELVIRKGDEAIYSSLSVKQPQFITFLPDYEMENNAIRNTLQIGDHFYAYAKFDFRFPDQSKGSVLVVRERSPFAEVVRTLLPIILGVLFIVLLLMNMLLYYFLTRSIIKPLDLLRKSTERIKEGDLEFELQAVGSDEIARLSEAFEDMRMKLKQSVEKQLQYEQNRKELVANITHDLKTPITSIKASIEGIRDGVPDTKQKMERYVNTILTKAEHMDQLIDELFLYSKLDLKQLPFTFEEISLGQFIEDYAEDLQFDLQDKGVALTWDIVHSESTNVLADRDKLKRVLTNIMDNAMKFMLDEPKQIAISLSVETDFVRLMISDSGAGISEEALPFIFERFFREDLSRSQQTGGSGLGLAITKQIIEGHNGSIYAESKLGAGTNMIIKLPLARSIGGRT, encoded by the coding sequence ATGTCCATCCGCGTTCGGCTGCTATTGTCCTACAGCTGTATTCTTATCGTTACGATCGTATTGTTTCTTGCCGCTGCTCTGCTCTTTGTAGTAGCGATAACAGGCGATGTGCGAAGCGTAAAGGACTTTTACAATATTCATTATTCCGTTAATCCATTGTCTGAGCAGGAGGAAACGATTTTCCTTGATCTAAAGTATTTGGCGAAAAATGAACCCGACTCGCTTCTTGATCATACACTGCTCGATCAATATAATTACAAGCTTCGTTCGGTACAAGCGGAACTGGTTATAAGAAAAGGCGACGAGGCGATATATTCGTCTTTGTCCGTAAAACAGCCCCAATTCATCACGTTTTTGCCTGACTATGAGATGGAAAACAATGCAATCCGCAACACCCTGCAAATAGGGGACCATTTTTATGCTTATGCGAAATTTGATTTTCGTTTTCCAGATCAATCCAAGGGAAGCGTACTCGTTGTAAGGGAGCGCAGTCCATTTGCAGAGGTTGTTCGTACACTCTTGCCTATTATATTAGGCGTGCTGTTTATCGTGCTTTTGCTCATGAATATGCTGCTTTATTATTTTTTGACGCGTAGTATTATTAAGCCGCTTGATTTGCTTCGGAAGTCGACAGAGCGTATTAAGGAAGGCGATTTGGAGTTTGAGCTGCAAGCGGTAGGCAGCGATGAGATTGCAAGGTTAAGCGAAGCCTTTGAAGATATGAGAATGAAGCTGAAGCAATCGGTAGAGAAGCAGCTGCAATATGAGCAAAATCGCAAGGAGCTTGTCGCGAACATTACGCATGATCTGAAAACGCCGATTACTTCAATTAAAGCAAGCATCGAAGGCATTCGGGACGGTGTACCGGATACGAAGCAAAAGATGGAGCGTTATGTGAACACGATTTTGACGAAGGCCGAGCATATGGATCAACTGATTGACGAGCTATTTCTTTACTCGAAGCTTGATTTGAAGCAGCTGCCGTTTACATTTGAGGAAATCAGCTTGGGGCAATTCATAGAGGACTATGCCGAGGATTTGCAATTTGATTTGCAAGACAAAGGCGTTGCGCTGACGTGGGACATTGTTCATTCGGAATCTACCAATGTGCTTGCCGACCGAGATAAGCTGAAGCGGGTTCTAACCAACATTATGGACAACGCCATGAAATTTATGTTGGACGAGCCAAAGCAAATAGCGATATCGCTTAGTGTGGAGACTGATTTTGTTAGATTAATGATTAGCGACAGCGGCGCAGGAATATCGGAGGAAGCTCTCCCGTTTATTTTTGAACGTTTTTTCCGCGAGGATCTCTCACGCAGCCAGCAGACTGGTGGAAGCGGCCTAGGGCTTGCGATTACGAAACAAATTATCGAAGGGCATAACGGCAGCATTTATGCTGAGAGCAAGCTTGGAGCAGGAACTAACATGATCATCAAGCTGCCGCTCGCGAGGAGCATAGGAGGACGAACATGA
- a CDS encoding response regulator transcription factor: protein MTRILIIEDEVSIAEVEKDYFELHGFSADICLTGTEGLRAAVEGEYDLIVLDLQLPGMDGYEICRQIRAVKEVPILIVSAKKEEIDKIRGLSLGADDYITKPFSPSELVARAKAHLQRYKRLMGNRDTKASNKIQIRGLQIDTSSRRVYVNDHEVQFTTKEFDLLSFLALNPNHVFSKQELFEQLWGMDSLGEIATVTVHIRRLREKIEADPSNPQYIETIWGAGYRLTI, encoded by the coding sequence ATGACGAGAATTCTCATTATTGAAGATGAAGTGTCGATAGCTGAGGTGGAAAAGGATTATTTTGAGCTGCATGGTTTTTCTGCGGACATATGCTTAACAGGAACAGAGGGGCTGCGCGCTGCTGTAGAAGGTGAATATGATTTGATCGTACTAGATTTGCAGCTGCCAGGCATGGATGGGTATGAGATTTGTCGTCAAATCCGTGCGGTAAAGGAGGTTCCTATCCTTATCGTATCTGCCAAAAAAGAAGAGATCGATAAAATTCGCGGGTTAAGCTTAGGGGCGGATGATTATATCACGAAGCCGTTTAGTCCAAGTGAGCTGGTCGCCCGGGCGAAAGCACATTTGCAGCGCTACAAGCGATTGATGGGAAACCGCGATACCAAAGCCTCAAATAAGATCCAAATACGCGGCTTGCAGATTGATACCTCCTCCCGGCGCGTGTACGTCAACGACCACGAGGTGCAGTTCACGACAAAGGAATTTGATCTGCTGTCCTTTCTAGCGTTGAACCCCAATCATGTATTCAGCAAGCAAGAGCTGTTTGAGCAGCTGTGGGGGATGGATTCACTTGGCGAGATTGCGACGGTAACCGTTCATATACGCAGGTTAAGAGAAAAAATAGAAGCGGATCCTTCGAATCCGCAATATATTGAAACCATTTGGGGCGCAGGGTATCGGCTAACGATTTAG
- a CDS encoding STAS/SEC14 domain-containing protein, with the protein MSERNISTTVSGDLIVTRLIGKISTDDVNDWFNGFEQAFQPFMAEGRNYRLLVDRKGYTPDHYSVQKAWKDKFFNESILSHSKAIAFLLEDGEILNHLQQTNTKPSVQFFSDAEQAFHWLNNYSVPE; encoded by the coding sequence TTGAGTGAACGCAATATTAGCACAACCGTTTCAGGAGATTTAATTGTTACTCGTCTGATTGGAAAAATAAGCACAGATGATGTTAATGACTGGTTTAATGGTTTCGAGCAGGCGTTTCAGCCATTCATGGCAGAGGGGCGAAATTACCGTTTGTTAGTAGATCGAAAAGGCTATACACCCGACCATTATTCGGTTCAAAAAGCATGGAAAGATAAATTTTTTAATGAAAGCATTTTGAGTCATAGCAAAGCCATCGCATTCCTATTGGAAGATGGTGAAATTCTGAATCACTTGCAGCAAACCAATACCAAACCGTCTGTACAATTTTTTAGCGATGCTGAGCAAGCCTTCCACTGGTTAAATAACTATAGCGTACCGGAATAG